A genomic segment from Nocardia cyriacigeorgica GUH-2 encodes:
- a CDS encoding PhoH family protein, translating into MTTTRSVSAPSANSRTVKKGTKTFVVDTSVLLSDPWSVTRFGEHHVVLPLVVISELEGKRHHHELGWFAREALRMLDDLRVQHGRLDEPLPIGTEGGTLQVELNHTDPTVLPVGFRTDTNDSRILACALNLAADGHTVVLVSKDIPLRVKASSVGLQADEYHAQDVVTSGWTGMVELDVTTDRVDELYSEGVIDLDEARELPCHTGIRLLGTSSSALGRVTPDKRVQLVREREAFGLHGRSAEQRIALDLLLDESVGIVSLGGRAGTGKSALALTAGLEAVLERRTQRKVVVFRPLYAVGGQELGYLPGTESEKMGPWAQAVFDTLDGLASREVMEEVLSRDMLEVLPLTHIRGRSLHDSFVIVDEAQSLERNVLLTVLSRLGTGSRVVLTHDVAQRDNLRVGRHDGVAAVIEKLKGHPLFAHVTLTRSERSPIAALVTEMLEEYGPNA; encoded by the coding sequence GTGACTACAACACGCTCCGTTTCCGCCCCCTCGGCGAACTCTCGCACCGTCAAGAAAGGCACCAAAACCTTTGTCGTCGACACCTCGGTCCTGCTATCGGATCCCTGGTCGGTCACCCGCTTCGGTGAGCACCACGTGGTGCTGCCGCTGGTGGTGATCAGCGAACTCGAAGGCAAACGGCATCACCACGAGCTCGGCTGGTTCGCCCGTGAGGCGCTGCGCATGCTCGACGACCTGCGCGTGCAGCACGGCAGGCTCGACGAGCCGCTGCCGATCGGCACCGAGGGCGGAACGCTCCAGGTGGAGCTGAACCACACCGACCCGACCGTGCTACCGGTCGGGTTCCGCACCGACACCAACGATTCCCGCATCCTGGCCTGCGCGCTCAATCTCGCCGCCGACGGCCACACGGTGGTGCTGGTATCGAAGGACATTCCGTTGCGGGTCAAGGCGAGTTCGGTGGGATTGCAGGCCGACGAGTACCACGCACAGGATGTGGTCACCTCCGGTTGGACCGGCATGGTGGAACTCGACGTCACCACCGACCGGGTGGACGAGCTCTACAGCGAGGGCGTCATCGACCTCGACGAGGCACGGGAACTGCCCTGCCACACCGGAATCCGGCTGCTGGGCACCAGCTCCAGCGCACTCGGCCGGGTCACCCCGGACAAGCGGGTGCAGCTGGTGCGCGAGCGCGAGGCGTTCGGGCTGCACGGGCGCTCGGCCGAACAGCGCATCGCCCTCGATCTGCTGCTGGATGAGAGCGTGGGCATCGTCTCGCTGGGCGGACGCGCGGGCACGGGCAAGTCGGCGCTGGCGTTGACCGCCGGCCTGGAGGCGGTGCTGGAGCGGCGCACCCAGCGCAAGGTGGTGGTGTTCCGCCCGCTGTACGCGGTCGGCGGCCAGGAACTGGGCTACCTGCCCGGCACCGAGAGCGAGAAGATGGGGCCGTGGGCGCAGGCGGTCTTCGACACCCTCGACGGGCTGGCCAGTCGTGAGGTGATGGAGGAGGTGCTCAGCCGTGACATGCTGGAAGTGTTGCCGCTGACCCACATTCGCGGCCGGTCGCTACACGATTCGTTCGTCATCGTCGACGAGGCGCAGTCGCTGGAACGCAACGTCTTGCTGACGGTGCTGAGCCGGTTGGGCACCGGGTCACGGGTGGTGCTCACCCACGATGTCGCCCAGCGCGACAATCTGCGCGTCGGCCGTCACGACGGCGTCGCGGCGGTGATCGAGAAGCTGAAGGGTCATCCGCTGTTCGCGCACGTCACGCTCACCCGCAGTGAGCGTTCGCCGATCGCGGCGCTGGTGACGGAGATGCTGGAGGAGTACGGGCCCAACGCCTGA
- a CDS encoding NAD(P)H-dependent flavin oxidoreductase: MPLPPVLTRNLRLPAVAAPMFLISKPKLVIAQSTAGVVGAFPTLNARSTEILRGWLDEITMALAEHDERHPEAPAASYAANLIVHRSNDRLAEDLAAIVDYRVPIVITSLGLRDDVIEAVHSYGGIVLHDVINDRFARKAIGSGCDGLIAVAAGAGGHAGALSPFALINEIRAWFDGPLLLSGAIAHGRSVLGAQAAGADLAYIGSAFIATDEADAVEAYKAEIVQSAAADIVYTNLFTGVHGNYLRGSIVAAGLDPDDLGESDPSTMDFGSGGNTDAKAWRDIWGSGQGIGAVRAVVPVAGLVDRLAGEYVAATQQLARTISGFAPVG; this comes from the coding sequence GTGCCCCTGCCACCAGTGCTGACCCGCAACCTGCGCCTGCCCGCCGTGGCCGCGCCCATGTTCCTCATCTCGAAGCCGAAGCTGGTGATCGCACAGTCCACCGCGGGCGTCGTCGGCGCGTTCCCCACCCTGAACGCGCGCTCGACCGAGATCCTGCGCGGCTGGCTCGACGAGATCACCATGGCGCTGGCCGAACACGACGAGCGTCATCCGGAAGCGCCGGCCGCGTCCTATGCGGCCAACCTCATCGTGCACCGGTCCAACGACCGGCTCGCCGAGGACCTCGCCGCGATCGTCGACTACCGGGTGCCGATCGTCATCACCTCGCTGGGCCTGCGCGACGACGTCATCGAGGCGGTGCACTCCTACGGCGGCATCGTGCTGCACGACGTGATCAACGACCGGTTCGCCCGCAAGGCGATCGGCAGCGGTTGCGACGGCCTGATCGCGGTGGCGGCCGGCGCCGGTGGGCATGCGGGCGCGCTGTCGCCGTTCGCGCTGATCAACGAGATCAGGGCATGGTTCGACGGGCCGCTGCTGCTGTCCGGTGCGATCGCGCACGGCCGGTCGGTGCTGGGTGCGCAGGCGGCGGGCGCCGACCTCGCCTACATCGGCTCGGCGTTCATCGCCACCGACGAGGCCGACGCCGTCGAGGCGTACAAGGCCGAGATCGTGCAGTCGGCGGCGGCCGACATCGTGTACACCAACCTGTTCACCGGCGTGCACGGCAACTATCTGCGTGGCAGTATCGTCGCCGCCGGGCTCGACCCCGACGACCTGGGCGAATCCGACCCGTCGACGATGGACTTCGGGTCCGGCGGCAATACCGACGCCAAGGCCTGGCGCGACATCTGGGGCTCCGGCCAGGGCATCGGCGCCGTGCGTGCGGTCGTACCGGTGGCCGGCCTGGTGGACCGGTTGGCCGGTGAATACGTTGCCGCGACACAGCAATTGGCCCGCACCATCAGCGGGTTCGCGCCGGTCGGCTGA
- a CDS encoding N-acyl-D-amino-acid deacylase family protein has product MSRYELLIKNGIWFDGTGAAPRTADLGVRDGEVVEISSAPLDAAEADEVIDATGQWVLPGFVDVHTHYDAEMLCSPALTESMRHGVTTAIIGNCSLTTILASNEECADIFSRVEAVPREAVIRVLETHRTWSSPGEYAKAIDELDLGLNIAAFLGHSDMRIHVMGMDRAVDDQVRPTAAEIDRMVAILDGALDAGFLGLSATTNWIDKLDGDLYRSRSLPSTFVKGREFRALNTVLRARDRILQSTPQISLTPNLPKFFLAASGRFRKKRLKVSLLAAADSKAYPPIVYFMMYGAPIINRLLKGRFQWQHLPVPFTVYADGIDLVVFEEFGSGAAALDIKDQVERNELLRSEEYRRWFRRDYQNKLSPKIWHRNLYDATIVECPDSTLVAKSFGQIADERGVHPVDAFLDLVLEYGPKLRWRTTIANHRPKHLDKLAANKHVHMGFGDAGAHLRNMAFYNYHLRLLERVKSAQGKRKPFLTLDRAVHRLTGELADWYNLDAGRLRVGDRADIAIVDPNRLDQSVHGLAEQEMPEYGGLRRMVNRGEAVRATIVNGRVVYREGRFADGLGKTWGPGRFLPAGKQVRGATVIPAH; this is encoded by the coding sequence GTGAGCCGATACGAGCTGCTCATCAAGAACGGGATCTGGTTCGACGGAACCGGCGCGGCGCCGCGCACGGCCGACCTCGGGGTCCGTGACGGCGAAGTGGTCGAGATCAGCTCGGCCCCGCTGGACGCCGCCGAGGCCGACGAGGTCATCGACGCGACCGGGCAGTGGGTGCTACCGGGCTTCGTCGACGTGCACACCCACTACGACGCCGAAATGCTCTGCTCACCCGCGCTCACCGAATCCATGCGCCACGGCGTGACCACCGCGATCATCGGCAACTGCTCGCTGACAACCATTTTGGCGAGCAACGAAGAGTGCGCCGATATCTTCAGCCGGGTCGAGGCCGTGCCCCGTGAAGCCGTCATCAGGGTGCTCGAGACCCACCGCACCTGGTCGAGTCCGGGCGAATACGCCAAGGCGATCGACGAACTCGACCTCGGCCTCAATATCGCGGCGTTCCTCGGCCATTCGGATATGCGGATCCACGTCATGGGCATGGACCGCGCCGTCGACGATCAGGTGCGCCCCACCGCCGCCGAGATCGACCGGATGGTCGCGATCCTCGACGGTGCGCTGGACGCGGGTTTCCTCGGGCTCTCGGCGACCACCAACTGGATCGACAAGCTCGACGGCGACCTCTACCGCTCGCGGTCGCTGCCGTCGACCTTCGTCAAGGGCCGCGAATTCCGGGCGCTGAACACCGTGCTGCGCGCGCGGGACCGGATCTTGCAGAGCACCCCGCAGATCTCGCTGACTCCCAATCTGCCGAAATTCTTCCTCGCGGCCAGCGGCCGGTTCCGCAAGAAGCGGCTCAAGGTGTCGCTGCTCGCGGCGGCCGACTCCAAGGCCTATCCGCCGATCGTCTACTTCATGATGTACGGCGCCCCGATCATCAACCGGCTGCTCAAAGGGCGCTTCCAATGGCAGCACCTGCCGGTGCCGTTCACCGTCTACGCCGACGGCATCGACCTGGTGGTCTTCGAGGAATTCGGTTCGGGCGCGGCGGCTTTGGACATCAAGGACCAGGTCGAGCGCAATGAGCTGCTGAGGTCCGAGGAGTACCGGCGCTGGTTCCGCCGCGACTACCAGAACAAGCTCTCGCCCAAGATCTGGCACCGCAACCTCTACGACGCCACCATCGTCGAATGCCCCGACTCGACCCTGGTGGCCAAGAGTTTCGGCCAGATCGCCGACGAGCGCGGCGTGCACCCGGTCGATGCCTTCCTCGACCTGGTGCTCGAGTACGGTCCGAAACTCCGCTGGCGCACCACGATCGCCAATCACCGCCCCAAGCACCTGGACAAGCTCGCCGCCAACAAGCATGTGCACATGGGCTTCGGCGACGCGGGCGCGCACCTGCGCAATATGGCGTTCTACAACTATCACCTGCGGCTGCTCGAGCGCGTGAAATCGGCTCAGGGCAAACGCAAGCCGTTCCTCACCCTCGACCGGGCGGTGCACCGGCTGACCGGTGAACTGGCCGACTGGTACAACCTCGACGCCGGCCGGCTGCGGGTCGGCGACCGCGCCGACATCGCGATCGTGGACCCGAATCGGCTCGACCAGTCGGTGCACGGGCTGGCCGAACAGGAGATGCCCGAGTACGGCGGGCTGCGCCGAATGGTCAACCGCGGTGAGGCCGTGCGCGCGACCATCGTCAACGGACGGGTGGTCTATCGCGAGGGCCGCTTCGCCGACGGGCTCGGCAAGACCTGGGGTCCGGGCCGATTCTTGCCCGCGGGCAAGCAGGTTCGCGGCGCCACCGTCATTCCGGCCCACTGA
- a CDS encoding alpha/beta fold hydrolase — translation MSDPIIRRFGFDAVEIEALTWGDPGDPAAILVHGFPDSAWTWDVVGPALAAEGRYVVAPFTRGYAPSSLARDDDYSLGSLVADIVDLHGAIGADSRTILVGHDWGGAIASATSSSHPELFDRVVLIAIPPLPTIVNLFRPARLPANLPTLLRQAPRSWYMTVVSTPWLSERIGRRLVTTLWRLWAPGADVGEYQRRGLEALGSRKRLRAAFSYYRAVWNPWYRRTRAHRKEQRFAFDSPRNPTLFLQGAADTCGLERTGARALEDLPPGSRRVVVPGAGHFAHLEARYLLGKLLGPRTFRNPRRTEQHLINRLAITAALENFTAFLGHFVLNCSWDRYGADPDMTAIFRWHGAEEMEHRTVAHDVAEYFDPRYWRRVQTMLVVFPLTVWISSRFVWYLVKNDPNAPRSRLRVLYEVIRAGRLGLLPTARTVFGSAFDYLKPGFRPDATGSMAQALSFLATVETRAKAA, via the coding sequence TTGTCCGATCCGATCATCCGGCGCTTCGGCTTCGATGCCGTCGAGATCGAAGCGCTGACCTGGGGCGATCCGGGCGATCCGGCCGCCATCCTGGTGCACGGGTTCCCCGACAGCGCCTGGACCTGGGACGTCGTCGGTCCCGCGCTGGCCGCCGAAGGCCGCTACGTCGTCGCGCCGTTCACCCGGGGATACGCGCCCAGTTCGCTGGCCCGAGACGACGACTACTCGCTCGGCTCGCTGGTCGCCGACATCGTCGATCTGCACGGCGCCATCGGGGCCGACTCCCGGACGATCCTGGTCGGCCACGACTGGGGCGGCGCGATCGCCAGTGCCACCTCGAGCAGTCATCCGGAACTGTTCGATCGCGTCGTGCTGATCGCCATTCCGCCGCTGCCCACCATCGTGAATCTGTTCCGGCCGGCCCGGCTGCCGGCCAACCTGCCGACGCTGCTGCGCCAGGCGCCGCGCAGTTGGTACATGACGGTCGTGTCCACGCCGTGGCTGTCCGAGCGTATCGGCCGCCGGCTCGTCACCACACTGTGGCGGCTGTGGGCGCCGGGCGCCGACGTCGGCGAGTATCAGCGCCGTGGCCTGGAAGCGCTGGGGAGCCGGAAGCGGCTGCGCGCGGCGTTCAGCTATTACCGCGCCGTCTGGAACCCCTGGTACCGCCGCACCCGGGCGCACCGCAAAGAGCAACGCTTCGCCTTCGATTCGCCGCGCAACCCCACGCTCTTCCTCCAAGGCGCCGCCGACACCTGCGGCCTGGAACGCACCGGAGCGCGGGCGCTGGAGGATCTGCCGCCGGGCAGCCGCCGCGTCGTCGTGCCCGGCGCCGGCCATTTCGCCCACCTCGAAGCCCGGTACCTACTCGGCAAGTTGCTGGGACCGCGGACTTTCCGCAATCCGCGCCGGACCGAACAACATCTGATCAACCGCCTGGCCATCACCGCCGCGCTGGAGAACTTCACCGCGTTCCTCGGCCATTTCGTGCTCAATTGCAGCTGGGACCGATACGGCGCCGATCCGGATATGACCGCGATCTTCCGCTGGCACGGCGCCGAGGAGATGGAGCACCGCACGGTGGCCCATGACGTCGCGGAGTACTTCGACCCGCGCTACTGGCGCCGGGTGCAGACGATGCTGGTGGTCTTTCCGCTGACCGTCTGGATTTCCAGCCGATTCGTCTGGTACCTGGTCAAGAACGACCCGAACGCACCGCGCTCTCGGCTGCGGGTGCTGTACGAGGTGATCCGGGCGGGCCGTCTCGGCCTGCTGCCCACCGCGCGCACCGTGTTCGGGTCGGCGTTCGACTATCTGAAACCGGGCTTCCGGCCCGATGCAACCGGATCGATGGCACAGGCACTGTCCTTTCTGGCGACCGTCGAGACCCGCGCGAAAGCCGCATAG
- a CDS encoding PDR/VanB family oxidoreductase: MSTESRTADVPAHAHGRFRRDPLLRILRTGYDALTWVHQFVPQPPPRIGAREFFDVVVAAREVVARDENVVALTFAGRDGHPLPSWSAGAHIDLRLPSGTIRQYSLCGDAGNRHVYRIAVRLIPDGRGGSAEVHSALQVGSVVQISLPRNAFPLAVGGYNQPTDSVRFIAGGIGITPILPMLDVLDRLAIAWTMIYCGRTRASIAFVDELARYGDRITVHCDDEDGLATAEMLLGELTGSPAVYTCGPPPMIAKLSEALADRPDVEFHYERFSAAPVVDGKEFDLRFAHTGEVVTVAADRTALAAILDVRPDATFSCQQGFCRSCAVRVIDGVPEHRSTALSPEELEAGYFLPCVSRSDGPLTLDL, encoded by the coding sequence ATGTCCACCGAATCCCGGACTGCCGACGTCCCGGCACACGCGCACGGCAGATTTCGGCGCGACCCGCTGCTGCGGATACTGCGGACCGGCTATGACGCGCTCACCTGGGTACACCAGTTCGTGCCGCAGCCGCCGCCGCGCATCGGCGCTCGCGAGTTCTTCGACGTGGTCGTGGCCGCCCGCGAGGTCGTCGCCCGCGACGAGAACGTCGTCGCCCTCACCTTCGCCGGCCGCGACGGACATCCGCTGCCGTCGTGGTCGGCGGGCGCGCACATCGATCTGCGGCTGCCGTCGGGGACGATTCGCCAGTACTCGCTGTGCGGTGACGCCGGAAACCGCCACGTCTACCGGATCGCCGTGCGGCTGATCCCGGACGGGCGGGGCGGCTCGGCCGAAGTGCACAGCGCGTTGCAGGTCGGATCGGTGGTCCAGATCAGCTTGCCCCGCAACGCTTTCCCGCTCGCCGTCGGCGGCTACAACCAGCCGACCGATTCGGTCCGGTTCATCGCGGGCGGTATCGGCATCACCCCGATCCTGCCGATGCTCGATGTGCTCGACCGGCTGGCCATTGCCTGGACGATGATCTACTGCGGCCGCACCCGCGCATCGATCGCCTTCGTCGACGAGCTGGCCCGCTACGGCGACCGCATCACCGTCCACTGTGACGACGAGGACGGCTTGGCCACCGCCGAGATGCTGCTCGGTGAACTCACCGGCTCGCCCGCGGTCTACACCTGCGGACCGCCGCCGATGATCGCCAAGCTCAGCGAGGCCCTGGCCGACCGGCCCGACGTGGAATTCCACTACGAGCGTTTCTCGGCCGCCCCGGTGGTCGACGGCAAGGAGTTCGACCTGCGTTTCGCGCACACCGGCGAGGTGGTCACCGTGGCGGCCGATCGCACCGCGCTCGCGGCGATCCTGGACGTCCGGCCCGATGCGACGTTCTCCTGTCAGCAGGGCTTCTGCCGGTCCTGCGCGGTGCGCGTGATCGACGGCGTACCCGAGCATCGGTCGACCGCGTTGTCGCCGGAGGAACTGGAGGCGGGATACTTTCTCCCATGCGTTTCACGTTCGGACGGACCGCTCACGCTCGACCTGTAG
- a CDS encoding TetR/AcrR family transcriptional regulator gives MTARARAAAGPGRRQPQNENGVATHQRILDAALDVLATRGWRHASVAEVAERAGVTRGAVQHHFKDREGLFTAAVQQIMDSRVREVENLQHADYPEGERTQAIVRTVVELHQGQMFTAALQLCVAASNDPILRPRIAAMELEVGARAFWTLIELLRLDGNDRTVRTTVQAFLDSARGLGLAGMLNDDSRRRGYVADRWAEMLDELRTDKRD, from the coding sequence ATGACTGCGCGTGCGCGGGCCGCGGCCGGGCCGGGGCGCCGACAGCCGCAGAACGAGAACGGTGTGGCCACCCATCAGCGCATCCTCGACGCGGCCCTGGATGTGCTGGCCACCCGCGGCTGGCGCCACGCCAGCGTGGCCGAGGTGGCCGAACGCGCCGGCGTGACCCGCGGGGCGGTGCAACATCATTTCAAGGACCGCGAGGGCCTGTTCACCGCGGCCGTGCAGCAGATCATGGATTCCCGGGTCCGGGAGGTGGAGAACCTCCAGCACGCCGACTACCCCGAGGGCGAGCGCACCCAGGCGATCGTGCGCACCGTGGTCGAGTTGCACCAGGGTCAGATGTTCACCGCGGCGCTCCAGTTGTGCGTCGCCGCCTCCAACGATCCGATCCTGCGCCCGCGCATCGCGGCCATGGAACTCGAGGTGGGCGCGCGCGCCTTCTGGACCCTGATCGAACTACTGCGCCTGGACGGCAACGACCGCACGGTCCGCACCACCGTGCAGGCCTTCCTGGACTCCGCGCGCGGTCTCGGCCTGGCCGGCATGCTCAACGACGACTCCCGCCGCCGCGGCTACGTCGCCGACCGCTGGGCGGAGATGCTCGACGAACTGCGCACGGACAAGCGGGACTGA
- a CDS encoding RNA polymerase sigma factor, translated as MNESLLRELVPAVIGVLVRRGADFASAEDAVQEALIRALETWPQEPPRDPKGWLVAAAWRKFLDAARAETSRRGRELAVEFEPPRAEVSGTDESLWLYFLCAHPSLPPGSAVALTLRAVGGLTTRQIANAYLVPEATMAQRISRAKRRIAQLPLDRPGDLATVLRVLYLVFNEGYSGDVDLAAEAIRLTRQLAAATDEPEVAGLLALMLLHHARRASRTGPGGRLVPLAEQDRSRWDTGLIAEGVAILQAALARDRLGEYQAQAAIAALHADAPSAAETDWVQIVEWYDELLRLTDSPVVRLNRAVAVGEADGPQAGLTELSRVDPELPRYSAVRAYLLERAGDLEQAAELYAVAASTATSVPERDHLTREAARVRARMR; from the coding sequence GTGAACGAGTCGCTGCTGCGGGAGCTGGTGCCCGCGGTGATCGGCGTCCTCGTCCGGCGCGGAGCGGATTTCGCCTCGGCCGAGGACGCCGTGCAGGAAGCGCTGATCCGCGCGCTGGAGACCTGGCCGCAGGAGCCGCCGCGCGATCCGAAGGGCTGGCTGGTCGCCGCAGCCTGGCGCAAGTTCCTCGATGCCGCGCGCGCCGAAACTTCGCGGCGGGGCAGGGAACTCGCGGTGGAGTTCGAGCCGCCGCGGGCTGAAGTGTCCGGCACCGACGAGTCGCTGTGGCTGTATTTCCTGTGCGCGCATCCGTCGTTGCCGCCCGGTTCGGCCGTCGCCCTGACCTTGCGCGCGGTCGGCGGCCTGACCACACGGCAGATCGCGAACGCGTATCTGGTGCCGGAAGCGACCATGGCACAACGCATCAGCCGGGCCAAGCGCCGGATCGCGCAGCTGCCGTTGGATCGTCCCGGCGATCTGGCGACGGTCCTGCGGGTGCTCTACCTGGTGTTCAACGAGGGCTACAGCGGCGACGTCGACCTGGCGGCCGAGGCGATCCGCCTCACCCGTCAGCTGGCCGCCGCGACCGACGAACCCGAGGTCGCCGGTCTGCTCGCGCTCATGCTGCTGCACCATGCCCGGCGCGCCTCCCGCACCGGTCCGGGTGGGCGGCTGGTGCCGCTGGCCGAGCAGGACCGATCCCGCTGGGACACCGGCCTCATCGCCGAAGGCGTGGCAATTCTGCAAGCCGCGCTGGCCCGTGACCGCCTCGGCGAATACCAGGCCCAGGCCGCCATCGCCGCCCTGCACGCCGACGCCCCGAGCGCCGCCGAGACCGACTGGGTGCAGATCGTCGAGTGGTACGACGAACTGCTGCGGCTCACCGACAGCCCGGTGGTGCGACTCAACCGCGCCGTGGCGGTCGGCGAGGCCGACGGCCCGCAGGCCGGGCTGACGGAGCTGAGCCGAGTGGATCCGGAGTTGCCGCGCTACAGCGCGGTCCGCGCCTACCTCCTCGAACGTGCGGGCGATCTCGAACAGGCCGCCGAGCTGTACGCCGTGGCCGCGAGCACGGCCACGAGCGTCCCGGAGCGCGACCATCTCACCCGGGAAGCAGCGCGGGTACGCGCCCGGATGCGGTAA
- a CDS encoding YciI family protein: MAKYLLLKHYRGAPAPANDVPMDQWTPDEITAHVQYMEDFAARLEATGEYVDSQALAPQGTFVRSDGQGRPPVTDGPFAETKDLIAGWMMIDVDTYERALELAAELSAAPGAGGTAIQEWLELRPVLTAAPTVTE, translated from the coding sequence ATGGCCAAGTATCTGCTGCTCAAGCACTACCGCGGCGCCCCGGCACCGGCCAATGACGTGCCGATGGACCAGTGGACCCCCGACGAGATCACCGCGCACGTGCAGTACATGGAGGATTTCGCCGCCCGGCTCGAAGCCACCGGCGAATACGTCGACAGCCAGGCGCTCGCACCGCAGGGCACCTTCGTCCGCTCGGACGGGCAGGGCCGCCCGCCGGTCACCGACGGTCCGTTCGCCGAAACCAAGGACCTGATCGCCGGCTGGATGATGATCGACGTCGACACCTATGAGCGCGCCCTGGAGCTGGCGGCCGAGCTGTCCGCGGCACCCGGTGCGGGCGGCACGGCGATCCAGGAATGGCTCGAGTTGCGTCCGGTGCTCACGGCGGCGCCCACCGTCACCGAGTGA
- a CDS encoding pyridoxamine 5'-phosphate oxidase family protein translates to MQQHQITEILDRPLSQELLARDITRLAYVATDGTPRNIPIAFTWNGSQIVLCTSKNAPKLVALRRNPQVALTIDTEVHPPKILLIRGRAELDEVDGIPEEYLQMNGSYQMTAEQRVEWEAEVRSLYDGMVRIVITPTWVKLIDFDTTLPSPVEELVRQRAERQRA, encoded by the coding sequence ATGCAGCAGCATCAGATCACCGAAATCCTCGACCGCCCGCTCAGTCAGGAACTGCTGGCCCGTGACATCACCCGGCTGGCCTACGTCGCCACCGACGGCACCCCGCGCAACATCCCGATCGCGTTCACCTGGAATGGCTCCCAGATCGTGCTGTGCACCTCGAAGAACGCCCCGAAACTGGTGGCGTTGCGGCGTAATCCGCAGGTCGCGCTGACCATCGACACCGAGGTGCATCCGCCGAAGATCCTGCTGATCCGGGGTCGCGCCGAGCTGGACGAGGTCGACGGCATCCCGGAGGAATACCTGCAAATGAACGGCAGCTACCAGATGACCGCCGAGCAGCGCGTCGAATGGGAGGCCGAGGTCCGCTCGCTCTACGACGGCATGGTCCGCATCGTCATCACCCCGACCTGGGTCAAGCTCATCGATTTCGACACCACCCTGCCGTCGCCGGTCGAGGAACTGGTCCGGCAGCGCGCCGAACGCCAGCGCGCCTGA
- a CDS encoding TetR/AcrR family transcriptional regulator, with product MPRASREQAQSHRQQVLDAAAAQVRERGAGAMTVPELMAAAGLTHGGFYRHFRSKEDLVTQACTAAYAEKIEEMDRIRAASPDGPAARRTFIERYLSIVHRDTPANGCGIAATAADVARTPDESPLRQAYLDGIHNMIGKLAEFEDRPDTDPQVLVELSVMAGALMLSRATGDDELSGQILDAAREFLLAERE from the coding sequence GTGCCGCGAGCCTCCCGTGAACAGGCGCAATCGCACCGCCAGCAGGTGCTCGACGCGGCGGCCGCCCAGGTCCGCGAACGCGGCGCCGGTGCGATGACGGTGCCCGAGCTGATGGCCGCCGCCGGACTCACCCACGGCGGCTTCTACCGCCACTTCCGATCCAAGGAAGACCTGGTCACCCAGGCCTGCACGGCCGCGTACGCGGAGAAGATCGAGGAGATGGACCGCATTCGCGCCGCCAGCCCCGACGGGCCGGCGGCCCGTCGCACCTTCATCGAGCGCTACCTGTCGATCGTCCACCGCGACACCCCCGCCAACGGCTGCGGCATCGCGGCCACCGCGGCCGACGTCGCCCGAACGCCCGATGAGAGCCCGCTGCGCCAGGCCTACCTCGACGGCATCCACAACATGATCGGCAAGCTCGCCGAGTTCGAGGACCGGCCGGACACCGACCCACAGGTCCTGGTCGAGCTGTCGGTCATGGCCGGCGCCCTGATGCTCTCGCGCGCCACCGGCGACGACGAGCTCTCCGGGCAGATCCTGGACGCGGCCCGTGAATTCCTGCTCGCCGAGCGCGAGTAG
- a CDS encoding SDR family oxidoreductase, translated as MTRIEGMVALVTGGGRGLGRAFVEELLRRGAAKVYATARQPKPVDDPRVVPLALDVTDPDSVTAAALAAGDVEIVVNNAGALLPAPLLTAEIPDVQATFDTNVFGPLRVAQAFAPILAAQGGGALVDIHSVLSWGSGAAAYGASKAAFWSLTNSLRLELAAQRTQVVGVHLGFADTEMVAHLPVDKIAPAEVAAAVFDGVERGETEVLVDEVSRRMKAALSGPVEGLAIAIGR; from the coding sequence ATGACCAGAATCGAAGGCATGGTCGCGCTGGTGACCGGCGGCGGGCGCGGACTCGGGCGCGCGTTCGTGGAGGAACTACTGCGACGCGGTGCGGCCAAGGTCTACGCGACGGCCCGGCAACCGAAACCCGTGGACGATCCGCGGGTGGTGCCGCTGGCGCTGGACGTCACCGATCCCGACTCCGTCACCGCGGCAGCGCTCGCCGCGGGCGATGTCGAGATCGTGGTCAACAATGCGGGCGCGCTACTCCCCGCACCGCTGCTGACGGCCGAAATACCCGATGTGCAGGCCACTTTCGACACCAATGTGTTCGGTCCACTGCGGGTGGCGCAGGCGTTCGCGCCGATTCTGGCCGCCCAAGGCGGGGGCGCGCTGGTCGATATCCATTCGGTGCTGTCGTGGGGTTCCGGCGCCGCGGCCTACGGCGCCTCCAAGGCCGCATTCTGGTCGCTGACCAATTCGCTGCGGCTCGAGCTGGCCGCGCAGCGCACCCAGGTCGTCGGTGTGCATCTGGGATTCGCCGATACCGAGATGGTCGCCCACCTCCCGGTCGACAAGATCGCCCCGGCCGAGGTGGCGGCGGCGGTGTTCGACGGCGTCGAGCGCGGTGAGACCGAGGTGCTCGTCGACGAGGTCTCGCGCCGGATGAAGGCGGCGCTGTCGGGGCCCGTCGAAGGTCTCGCCATCGCCATCGGCCGCTGA